One Mycolicibacterium parafortuitum DNA segment encodes these proteins:
- a CDS encoding alpha/beta hydrolase, translating into MADLDPVLQKVLEAFPFQLSTDGGPEAARQRFKDLPRGPVHPEVDAYDRTIDGPGGPIALRVYRSPSEDAALPVVVFIHGGGWTVGDLDSYDGQARMHAMGAGAVVVSVDYRLAPEHPYPAAVEDVWAATRWVVEHAGEIGADASRLAVAGDSAGGNLAAVVAQSARDAGIAMRLQLLWYPSTTFDTSLPSFTENADAPILDLKSCKAFSRWYVGDLDLSDPPVTLIPARGELSGLAPAYIAVAGHDPLRDDGLRYAELLTAAGVPVEVHEAESLVHGYLGYAGIVPAATEALERGLKALRAALT; encoded by the coding sequence ATGGCTGACCTTGATCCGGTACTGCAGAAGGTGCTTGAGGCGTTCCCGTTCCAGCTGAGCACCGACGGCGGACCGGAGGCGGCCCGGCAGCGCTTCAAGGATCTCCCCCGCGGCCCGGTGCATCCCGAGGTCGACGCATACGACCGCACGATCGACGGCCCCGGCGGACCGATCGCGCTGCGCGTGTACCGGTCGCCGTCAGAGGATGCGGCGCTGCCCGTGGTGGTGTTCATCCACGGCGGCGGCTGGACGGTCGGCGACCTCGACAGCTACGACGGTCAGGCCCGCATGCACGCGATGGGCGCGGGCGCTGTCGTGGTGTCGGTCGACTACCGGCTGGCCCCCGAACATCCCTATCCGGCCGCGGTCGAGGACGTCTGGGCGGCGACCCGATGGGTTGTCGAGCACGCCGGCGAGATCGGTGCCGATGCGAGCAGGCTCGCGGTCGCCGGCGATTCCGCGGGCGGCAACCTCGCCGCGGTGGTGGCGCAGTCGGCCCGCGACGCCGGGATCGCGATGCGCCTCCAGCTGCTGTGGTATCCGTCGACGACGTTCGACACATCGCTGCCGTCGTTCACCGAGAACGCCGACGCCCCGATCCTGGACCTGAAGTCCTGCAAGGCTTTCAGCCGTTGGTATGTCGGTGATCTGGACCTCTCCGACCCACCGGTGACGCTGATCCCGGCGCGCGGGGAGCTGTCGGGGCTCGCCCCGGCCTATATCGCGGTCGCCGGACACGACCCGCTGCGCGACGACGGCCTGCGCTATGCCGAGTTGCTGACCGCGGCCGGGGTGCCGGTCGAGGTGCACGAGGCCGAATCCCTGGTGCACGGCTACCTCGGCTACGCCGGGATCGTCCCGGCCGCCACCGAGGCCCTCGAACGCGGACTGAAGGCGTTGCGTGCCGCGCTAACGTGA